In Onthophagus taurus isolate NC chromosome 6, IU_Otau_3.0, whole genome shotgun sequence, a genomic segment contains:
- the LOC111421066 gene encoding uncharacterized protein isoform X10, with the protein MRLLTIGLIVSLLIHYSEAANCVLDNGQYTDQISIYDPKMDDSADVFLVIPTTNVQSAEIKPNQDHSYIDVVYSENTLTFRPSAEFRSNWEKDTAYTSNPRVNSKFILTCADGGSYEIEYIQSINDLNTFDPVFVKATYDFTIPMPVGGNVDLTNFGEAIFVTDYDVSNEGMSFTIEGDNADSLVVEYMGRIDSSDSNCESTSSMGKTYKGILKTKSPLRLTEDTSYTITATDKGKPSTKSGTATLNIIIDQSGTLPSSPSFETGFYEADYDKSNPDIHSITLKNVIKVTEGITTDNIQLSGEHAGNFEHTIKDNALEITLKTNLPDDVINFQPFVALSITASIDSAEVVATTSLIVTMPEKDNLSFTKVYYETQYSEIEGKPQIDTVDIQVTDNAVVEVIEDYAAYFKYNPDEKTIEPTGVLPSDVQSNNDFIHVTIKATLGIAEAEAVLIVKMPDEEIVKFGEIYYEATYSEESGNPTISEVKLDISDEAIITLGGDLADSFTYNTADKTITVTKPLPLETQPNNFIHVTITATLGESIADAILIVTWPREEIVEFGQVYYEATYSEESGNPTISEVKLDITDEAIITFGGDLADSFTYNTADKTITVTKPLPLETQPNNFIHVTITATLGESKADAVLIVTWPREEIVEFGQVYYEATYSEENGNPTISEVKLDISDEAIITLGGDLADSFTYNSADKTITVTKPLPLETQPNNFIHVTITATLGESKADAVLIVTWPREEIVEFGQVYYEATYSEESGNPTISEVKLDITDEAIITFGGDLADSFTYNTADKTITVTKPLPLETQPNNFIHVTITATLGESKADAVLIVTWPREEIVEFGQVYYEATYSEESGNPTISEVKLDITDEAIIVLTGDLADSFTYNTADKTITVNKPLPLETQPNNFIHVTITATLGGNEAEAVLIVSWPKEGTVKFGQVYYEATYSEDSGEATITPVTIDVTDGATIEIGENYAEYFKYNPDDKTIEVTKPLLSETQTDNNFIHVTITAKHEGAIAEAVLIVNMPGKESLRFNEIYYEATYSEEDGVPTITPVIIEDLPAEVVVEVIEEFAAYFAYNAAEKTIEAIQALTSEHQTNNFIHVKIRATLGAAIADAILIVNMPDKENLKWKEIYYEATYSEEDGVPAITPVTIEDLPAGVTVEVVDEFAAYFTYNAAEKTIEAIQGLTSDHQANNFIHVKLRATLGAAIADAILIVNMPGKENLRWKEIYYEAAYSEEDGVPAITPVTIEDLPAGVVVEVIEEFAAYFAYNAEEKTIEAIQGLTSEHQANNFIHVKIRATLGAAIADAILIVNMPDKENLRFKEIYYETTYSEEDGVPAITPVIIEDLPAGVVVEVIEEFAAYFAYNAAEKTIEPIQALTSDHQANNFIHVKLRATLGSATADAILIVNMPDKENLRWKEVYYEATYSEEDGVPAITPVTIEDLPAGVVVEVIEEFAAYFAYNAAEKTIEAIQGLTSDHQANNFIHVKLRATLGSATADAILIVNMPGKENLRWKEIYYEATYSEEDGVPAITPVTIEDLPAGVTVEVVDEFAAYFAYNAAEKTIEAIQGLTSDHQANNFIHVKIRATLGAAIADAILIVNMPGKENLRWKEVYYEATYSEEDGVPAITPVIIEDLPAGVVVEVVEEFAAYFAYNAAEKTIEPIQALTSDHQANNFIHVKIRATLGAAIADAILIVNMPGKENLRWKEVYYEATYSEEDGVPAITPVTIEDLPAGVVVEVIEEFAAYFAYNAAEKTIEAIQGLTSDHQANNFIHVKIRATLGAAIADAILIVNMPGKENLRLKEIYYEATYSEKDGVPAITPVIIEDLPAGVVVEVIEEFAAYFAYNAAENTIEAIQVLTVDHQANNFIHVKIQATLGGASADAILIVNMPDKVNLRFKEIYYEATYSEEDGVPAITPVTIEDLPAGVTVEVVDEFAAYFAYNAAEKTIEAIQGLTSDHQANNFIHVKIRATLGAAIADAILIVNMPGRENLRWKEIYYEATYSEEDGVPAITPVTIEDLPAGVTVEVVDEFAAYFAYNAAEKTIEAIQGLTSDHQANNFIHVKLRATLGAAIADAILIVNMPGKENLRWKEIYYEATYSEEDGVPAITPVIIEDLPAGVTVEVVDEFAAYFAYNAAEKTIEAIQGLTSDHQANNFIHVKIRATLGAAIADAILIVNMPGKENLRLKEIYYEATYSEKDGVPAITPVTIEDLPAGVVVEVIEEFAAYFAYNAAENTIEAIQVLTVDHQANNFIHVKIQATLGGASADAILIVNMPDKVNLRFKEIYYEATYSEEDGVPAITPVTIEDLPAGVTVEVVDEFAAYFAYNAAEKTIEAIQGLTSDHQANNFIHVKIRATLGAAIADAILIVNMPGKENLRWKEVYYEATYSEEDGVPAITPVIIEDLPAGVVVEVIEEFAAYFAYNAAEKTIVAIQGLTSDHQANNFIHVKLRATLGSATADAILIVNMPGKENLRFKEIYYEATYSEEDGVPAITPVTIEDLPAGVTVEVVDEFAAYFAYNAAEKTIEAIQGLTSDHQANNFIHVKMRATLGAAIADAILIVNMPGKENLRFKEIYYEATYSEKDGVPAITPVTIEDLPAGVVVEVIEEFAAYFAYNAAENTIEVIQVLTVDHQANNFIHVKIQATLGGASANAILIVNMPDKVSLKFNEIYYEATYSETDGTPAITEVLIGDLTPGAIVEVVEDYADYFTYNAEEKTIEAVKVLTSDAQSKNFIHVKIRATLGAALAEAVLIVNMPADGNNINNIFNEIYYEATYSEEDGKPKITQVNIKAIDEATVQVVEDYQDFFEYNPDTKTIEATNLLTSDIQSNKFIHVTIRATLEENTADAVLIVNMPNEGNQINGIFGEIYYEASYFEEDGNPKMTDVKIDVIDGANVEIIGEYKEHFEYDADKKSIKIVKVLDINSFEKWYIDVIIRATLEEATADAVLVVSPTAIITFEGELVFEGEPSVGISGKLTAKSSIDEEIVFRFTDNVPQEWLQYLSLTDDGTLKTLDLPTGSYDIEVVASGTTSKASQITLIKIRIGSAETCPDGTIWNPYTFLAVNIKENEEESVVLPLNDGSEYHYEIVDIQPNKDRFELNGNGDVVAKSLDRESDEFGSGKAQYIAKINLISNAVQRRFSPKSTLKTLFVLKDETTAGDDKCYSINKIGNEPNQIVIGISVDDVNDNKPIFEKTKVVVGYPESDLLKTVSPPYVIVVKATDKDIGDYASLKYSVTSSKVVIDENTGYIYPTDDIYENDEVVKVTAKDDNGKGYETEEPLTLTIKILEKNHLCILKYQDKHLEDLDDIMDNLAKYADVRYLSAAVLPGSDPYGRSSTDRSLVITAYAFDIGTENLLTAEELIELLEDVDGLSMEPLPNPGEDCTTETPTECNCDDDECSNGGLIAGVVVLAILLALCIGGFIAFYILIFRKTKSYNQMEEEGLPKPAAKETPLENPKFIKNPAPLPPSNKLAADIVERRPTGYLYPADLAEEEPPSTSSPSEVFNNEMKERRKSVVFNNNIEEINIEREAEDQDGEKKNLPDEAENTKL; encoded by the exons ATGCGACTACTAACGATAGGTTTAATCGTTAGCTTGCTTATTCATTATTCTGAAG cGGCAAATTGTGTTTTGGACAATGGTCAATATACTGATCAAATTAGTATTTATGATCCGAAGATGGATGATAGCGCGGATGTATTTCTCGTAATACCAACAACAAATGTGCAAAGTGCtgaaataaaaccaaatcaaGACCATTCTTATATTGATGTCGTGTATTCGGAGAATACATTGACGTTTAGACCATCAGCAGAATTCAGAAGTAATTGGGAAAAGGACACTGCATACACCTCGAATCCTcgagttaactcaaaatttatattaacatgTGCAGATGGTGGCAGTTATGAGATT GAATACATCCAAAGTATAAATGATCTCAACACATTTGACCCGGTGTTTGTAAAGGCCACATATGATTTTACAATTCCCATGCCGGTTGGTGGTAATGTCGATCTTACAAATTTCGGTGAAGCCATTTTCGTGACGGATTACGATGTTTCTAATGAAGGAATGAGTTTTACAATTGAAGGAGACAATGCTGATTCACTCGTAGTGGAATACATGGGACGTATCGATTCATCAGATTCAAATTGCGAATCGACGTCTTCGATGGGTAAAACATACAaaggaattttaaaaacaaagtcTCCACTTAGGTTAACCGAGGACACAAGTTATACTATTACTGCaaca gatAAAGGCAAACCGAGTACCAAAAGTGGCACAGCTACACTTAATATTATAATCGATCAATCCGGAACTTTACCATCCAGCCCTTCCTTTGAAACAGGGTTCTATGAAGCTGATTACGATAAAAGTAATCCTGACATACACTcgattactttaaaaaatgtaattaaggTGACGGAAGGTATCACGACAGACAACATACAATTGAGTGGGG AACACGCAGGGAATTTCGAACACACTATTAAGGACAATGCTTTggaaattactttaaaaacaAACTTACCAGATGATGTAATCAATTTCCAGCCGTTTGTTGCTTTAAGTATCACCGCTTCAATTGATAGCGCTGAAGTTGTAGCGACCACATCCTTAATCGTAACTATGCCTGAAAAAGATAATCTTAGTTTCACAAAAGTGTACTACGAAACGCAATACTCTGAAATAGAAGGAAAACCTCAAATTGATACAGTTGATATACAAGTGACAGATAATGCTGTAGTTGAAGTTATTGAAG ATTACGCCGCATATTTCAAATATAATCCGGACGAGAAAACTATTGAACCAACGGGTGTATTACCTTCAGATGTTCAATCTAACAACGACTTTATCCATGTGACAATAAAAGCTACACTTGGAATAGCTGAAGCTGAAGCAGTTTTAATTGTGAAGATGCCTGATGaggaaattgttaaatttggGGAAATATACTATGAAGCGACATATTCTGAAGAAAGTGGTAACCCGACAATATCAGAAGTAAAATTAGATATCAGTGATGAAGCAATAATTACACTTGGTGGAG ATTTAGCAGATTCCTTCACATATAATACTGCCGACAAGACTATTACAGTAACTAAACCTTTACCTTTGGAAACTCAACCTAATAATTTCATCCACGTCACAATAACAGCTACACTTGGAGAAAGTATAGCGGATGCGATCTTGATTGTAACTTGGCCTAGGGAAGAAATCGTTGAATTTGGACAAGTATACTATGAAGCAACGTATTCTGAAGAAAGTGGTAACCCGACAATATCAGAAGTAAAATTAGATATCACTGATGAAGCAATAATTACATTTGGTGGAg ATTTAGCAGATTCCTTCACATATAATACTGCCGACAAGACTATTACAGTAACTAAACCTTTACCTTTGGAAACTCAACCTAATAATTTCATCCACGTCACAATAACAGCTACACTTGGAGAAAGTAAAGCGGATGCGGTCTTGATTGTAACTTGGCCTAGGGAAGAAATCGTTGAATTTGGACAAGTATACTATGAAGCAACGTATTCTGAAGAAAATGGTAACCCGACAATATCAGAAGTGAAATTAGATATCAGTGATGAAGCAATAATTACACTTGGTGGAg ATTTAGCAGATTCCTTCACATATAATTCTGCCGACAAGACTATTACAGTCACTAAACCTTTACCTTTGGAAACTCAACCTAATAATTTCATCCACGTCACAATAACAGCTACACTTGGAGAAAGTAAAGCGGATGCGGTCTTAATTGTAACTTGGCCTAGGGAAGAAATCGTTGAATTTGGACAAGTATACTATGAAGCAACGTATTCTGAAGAAAGTGGTAACCCGACAATATCAGAAGTAAAATTAGATATCACTGATGAAGCAATAATTACATTTGGTGGAg ATTTAGCAGATTCCTTCACATATAATACTGCCGACAAGACTATTACAGTAACTAAACCTTTACCTTTGGAAACTCAACCTAATAATTTCATCCACGTCACAATAACAGCTACACTTGGAGAAAGTAAAGCGGATGCGGTCTTGATTGTAACTTGGCCTAGGGAAGAAATCGTTGAATTTGGACAAGTATACTATGAAGCAACGTATTCTGAAGAAAGTGGTAACCCGACAATATCAGAAGTAAAATTGGATATCACTGATGAAGCAATAATTGTACTTACTGGAG ATTTAGCAGATTCTTTCACATATAATACTGCCGACAAAACTATCACAGTCAATAAACCTTTACCTTTGGAAACTCAACCTAATAATTTCATCCATGTCACAATAACAGCTACACTTGGAGGAAATGAAGCAGAAGCGGTTCTCATTGTAAGTTGGCCTAAGGAAGGAACAGTTAAGTTTGGACAAGTTTACTATGAAGCGACATATTCAGAAGATAGTGGTGAAGCTACAATTACACCAGTAACAATAGATGTCACCGATGGAGCAACAATTGAAATTGGTGAAA ATTATGcagaatatttcaaatataatCCTGATGACAAAACCATTGAAGTCACGAAACCACTACTTTCGGAAACTCAAACCGACAATAATTTCATCCATGTGACAATAACGGCTAAACATGAGGGTGCTATTGCAGAAGCGGTTCTAATTGTAAATATGCCAGGCAAAGAAAGCCTTAGATTCAACGAGATATACTACGAAGCGACATATTCCGAAGAAGACGGTGTACCTACGATTACACCAGTAATAATAGAAGATTTACCAGCAGAGGTGGTAGTTGAAGTCATTGAAG AGTTTGCGGCTTACTTTGCATACAATGCTGCAGAAAAAACTATTGAAGCTATTCAAGCTCTAACGTCAGAACACCAAACTAATAACTTCATCCATGTCAAAATACGGGCAACACTTGGTGCTGCTATAGCGGATgctattttaattgtaaatatgCCAGACAAAGAAAACCTTAAATGGAAAGAGATATACTACGAAGCAACCTATTCCGAAGAAGATGGTGTACCTGCGATTACACCAGTAACAATAGAAGATTTGCCAGCAGGCGTAACGGTTGAAGTCGTTGATG AGTTTGCGGCTTACTTTACATACAATGCTGCAGAAAAAACTATTGAAGCTATTCAAGGTTTAACGTCAGATCACCAAGCTAATAACTTCATCCATGTCAAATTACGCGCAACACTTGGTGCTGCTATAGCGGATgctattttaattgtaaatatgCCAGGCAAAGAAAACCTTAGATGGAAAGAGATATACTACGAAGCGGCCTATTCCGAAGAAGATGGTGTACCTGCGATTACACCAGTGACAATAGAAGATTTACCAGCAGGGGTGGTAGTTGAAGTTATTGAAg AGTTTGCGGCTTACTTTGCATACAATGCTGAAGAAAAAACTATTGAAGCTATTCAAGGTCTAACGTCAGAACACCAAGCTAATAACTTCATCCATGTCAAAATACGAGCAACTCTTGGTGCTGCTATAGCGGATgctattttaattgtaaatatgCCCGACAAAGAAAACCTTAGATTCAAAGAGATATACTACGAAACAACCTATTCCGAAGAAGATGGTGTACCTGCGATTACACCAGTGATAATAGAAGATTTACCAGCAGGGGTAGTAGTTGAAGTCATTGAAg AGTTTGCGGCTTACTTTGCATACAATGCAGCAGAAAAAACTATTGAACCTATTCAAGCTCTAACGTCAGATCACCAAGCTAATAACTTCATCCATGTCAAATTACGCGCAACACTTGGTTCTGCTACAGCGGATgctattttaattgtaaatatgCCAGACAAAGAAAACCTTAGGTGGAAAGAGGTATACTACGAAGCGACCTATTCCGAAGAAGATGGTGTACCTGCGATTACACCAGTAACAATAGAAGATTTACCAGCAGGGGTGGTAGTTGAAGTCATTGAAg AGTTTGCGGCTTACTTTGCATACAATGCAGCAGAAAAAACTATTGAAGCTATTCAAGGTTTAACGTCAGATCACCAAGCTAATAACTTCATCCATGTCAAATTACGCGCAACACTTGGTTCTGCTACAGCGGATgctattttaattgtaaatatgCCAGGCAAAGAAAACCTTAGATGGAAAGAGATATACTACGAAGCGACCTATTCCGAAGAAGATGGTGTACCTGCGATTACACCAGTAACAATAGAAGATTTACCAGCAGGCGTAACAGTTGAAGTCGTTGATG AGTTTGCGGCTTACTTTGCATACAATGCTGCAGAAAAAACTATTGAAGCTATTCAAGGTTTAACGTCAGATCACCAAGCTAATAACTTCATTCATGTCAAAATACGAGCAACTCTTGGTGCTGCTATAGCGGATgctattttaattgtaaatatgCCAGGCAAAGAAAACCTTAGATGGAAAGAGGTATACTACGAAGCGACCTATTCCGAAGAAGATGGTGTACCTGCGATTACACCAGTGATAATAGAAGATTTGCCAGCAGGGGTGGTAGTTGAAGTCGTTGAAG AGTTTGCGGCTTACTTTGCATACAATGCAGCAGAAAAAACTATTGAACCTATTCAAGCTCTAACGTCAGATCACCAAGCTAATAACTTCATCCATGTCAAAATACGGGCAACTCTTGGTGCTGCTATAGCGGATgctattttaattgtaaatatgCCAGGCAAAGAAAACCTTAGATGGAAAGAGGTATACTACGAAGCGACCTATTCCGAAGAAGATGGTGTACCTGCGATTACACCAGTAACAATAGAAGATTTACCAGCAGGGGTGGTAGTTGAAGTCATTGAAG AGTTTGCCGCTTACTTTGCATACAATGCTGCTGAAAAAACTATTGAAGCTATTCAAGGTCTAACGTCAGATCACCAAGCTAATAACTTCATCCATGTCAAAATACGAGCAACACTTGGTGCTGCTATAGCGGATGCTATTTTGATTGTAAATATGCCAGGCAAAGAAAACCTTAGATTGAAAGAGATATACTACGAAGCAACCTATTCCGAAAAAGATGGTGTACCTGCGATTACACCAGTGATAATAGAAGATTTACCAGCAGGGGTGGTAGTTGAAGTCATTGAAG AATTTGCCGCTTACTTTGCATACAATGCTGCTGAAAATACTATTGAAGCTATTCAAGTTCTAACGGTAGATCACCAAGCTAATAACTTCATTCATGTCAAAATACAAGCAACTCTTGGTGGTGCCTCTGCAGACgctattttaattgtaaatatgCCCGACAAAGTAAACCTTAGATTCAAAGAGATATACTACGAAGCGACCTATTCCGAAGAAGATGGTGTACCTGCGATTACACCAGTAACAATAGAAGATTTACCAGCAGGCGTAACGGTTGAAGTCGTTGATG AGTTTGCGGCTTACTTTGCATACAATGCTGCTGAAAAAACTATTGAAGCTATTCAAGGTTTAACGTCAGATCACCAAGCTAATAACTTCATCCATGTCAAAATACGAGCAACACTCGGAGCTGCTATAGCGGATgctattttaattgtaaatatgCCAGGCAGAGAAAACCTTAGATGGAAAGAGATATACTACGAAGCGACCTATTCCGAAGAAGATGGTGTACCTGCGATTACACCAGTAACAATAGAAGATTTACCAGCAGGCGTAACGGTTGAAGTCGTTGATG AATTTGCGGCTTACTTTGCATACAATGCTGCAGAAAAAACTATTGAAGCTATTCAAGGTTTAACGTCAGATCACCAAGCTAATAACTTCATCCATGTCAAATTACGCGCAACACTTGGTGCTGCTATAGCGGATgctattttaattgtaaatatgCCAGGCAAAGAAAACCTTAGATGGAAAGAGATATACTACGAAGCGACTTATTCCGAAGAAGATGGTGTACCTGCGATTACACCAGTAATAATAGAAGATTTACCAGCAGGCGTAACAGTTGAAGTCGTTGATg AGTTCGCGGCTTACTTTGCATACAACGCTGCAGAAAAAACTATTGAAGCTATTCAAGGTTTAACGTCAGATCACCAAGCTAATAACTTCATCCATGTCAAAATACGAGCAACACTTGGTGCTGCTATAGCGGATGCTATTTTGATTGTAAATATGCCAGGCAAAGAAAACCTTAGATTGAAAGAGATATACTACGAAGCAACCTATTCCGAAAAAGATGGTGTACCTGCGATTACACCAGTGACAATAGAAGATTTACCAGCAGGGGTGGTAGTTGAAGTCATTGAAG AGTTTGCCGCTTACTTTGCATACAATGCTGCTGAAAATACTATTGAAGCTATTCAAGTTCTAACGGTAGATCACCAAGCTAATAACTTCATTCATGTCAAAATACAAGCAACTCTTGGTGGTGCCTCTGCAGACgctattttaattgtaaatatgCCCGACAAAGTAAACCTTAGATTCAAAGAGATATACTACGAAGCGACCTATTCCGAAGAAGATGGTGTACCAGCGATTACACCAGTAACAATAGAAGATTTACCAGCAGGCGTAACAGTTGAAGTAGTTGATG AGTTTGCGGCTTACTTTGCATACAATGCTGCTGAAAAAACTATTGAAGCTATTCAAGGTTTAACGTCAGATCACCAAGCTAATAACTTCATCCATGTCAAAATACGGGCAACACTCGGTGCTGCTATAGCGGATgctattttaattgtaaatatgCCAGGCAAAGAAAACCTTAGATGGAAAGAGGTATACTACGAAGCGACCTATTCCGAAGAAGATGGTGTACCTGCGATTACACCAGTGATAATAGAAGATTTACCAGCAGGGGTGGTAGTTGAAGTCATTGAAG AGTTTGCGGCTTACTTTGCATACAATGCTGCAGAAAAAACTATTGTAGCTATTCAAGGTTTAACGTCAGATCACCAAGCTAATAACTTCATCCATGTCAAATTACGCGCAACACTTGGTTCTGCTACAGCGGATgctattttaattgtaaatatgCCAGGCAAAGAAAACCTTAGATTCAAAGAGATATACTACGAAGCGACCTATTCCGAAGAAGATGGTGTACCTGCGATTACACCAGTAACAATAGAAGATTTACCAGCAGGCGTAACAGTTGAAGTCGTTGATg AGTTTGCGGCTTACTTTGCATACAATGCTGCAGAAAAAACTATTGAAGCTATTCAAGGTTTAACGTCAGATCACCAAGCTAATAACTTCATCCATGTCAAAATGCGAGCAACACTCGGTGCTGCTATAGCGGATgctattttaattgtaaatatgCCAGGCAAAGAAAACCTTAGATTCAAAGAGATATACTACGAAGCAACCTATTCCGAAAAAGATGGTGTACCTGCGATTACACCAGTGACAATAGAAGATTTACCAGCAGGGGTGGTAGTTGAAGTCATTGAAG AGTTTGCCGCTTACTTTGCATACAATGCTGCTGAAAATACTATTGAAGTTATTCAAGTTCTAACGGTAGATCACCAAGCTAATAACTTCATTCATGTCAAAATACAAGCAACTCTTGGTGGTGCCTCTGCAAACGCTATTTTGATTGTAAATATGCCCGATAAAGTAAGcctcaaatttaatgaaatttactATGAAGCGACGTATTCTGAAACAGATGGAACACCGGCAATTACAGAAGTGTTAATAGGAGACTTAACTCCAGGGGCGATAGTAGAAGTCGTTGAAG ATTATGCCGACTACTTCACATATAATGCAgaagaaaaaacaattgaaGCTGTCAAAGTCCTAACGTCGGATGCCCAATCTAAAAACTTCATTCACGTCAAAATAAGAGCCACACTTGGAGCAGCTTTAGCGGAGGCTGTTTTGATTGTAAATATGCCTGCTGACGGAAACAATATCAATAACATATTTAATGAGATATACTATGAAGCGACATACTCCGAAGAAGACGGTAAACCCAAAATAACTCAAGTGAATATAAAAGCAATCGATGAAGCAACTGTTCAAGTCGTTGAAG ATTATCAAGATTTCTTTGAATATAATCCGGATACCAAAACCATTGAAGCAACCAACCTGTTAACTTCAGATATTCAATCTAATAAGTTTATCCATGTTACAATAAGAGCTACACTTGAAGAAAATACAGCTGATGCGGTTCTTATTGTTAATATGCCCAATGAAGGAAACCAAATAAATGGCATATTTGGAGAGATATATTATGAAGCATCATACTTTGAAGAAGATGGAAACCCTAAAATGACAGATGTGAAAATCGACGTAATTGATGGAGCTAACGTTGAAATCATAGGAG aatacAAAGAACACTTTGAATATGACGCGGACAAAAAATCTATCAAAATCGTCAAAGTTCTTGATATAaacagttttgaaaaatggtATATTGACGTGATAATTCGAGCTACCCTCGAAGAAGCTACCGCAGATGCAGTGTTAGTCGTATCTCCAACAGCTATAATTACTTTTGAAGGTGAATTAGTTTTCGAAGGGGAACCTAGCGTTGGTATTAGTGGAAAACTCACAGCCAAATCTTCAATAGATGAAGAAATCGTATTTAGATTTACAG ATAATGTACCTCAAGAATGGCTGCAGTACTTGTCTTTAACTGATGATGGAACTTTGAAAACTCTGGATTTACCAACTGGTTCTTACGACATTGAAGTAGTAGCAAGTGGAACTACAAGCAAAGCTAGTCAAATTACTTTG ATAAAAATTAGAATTGGTTCTGCAGAAACATGCCCCGATGGTACCATTTGGAATCCTTACACATTCCTTGCAGTTAATATCAaggaaaatgaagaagaatcCGTCGTTTTGCCTCTAAATGATGGAAGTGaatatcattatgaaattgtGGACATCCAACCCAATAAAGACAGATTCGAGTTGAATGGAAATGGTGATGTTGTGGCTAAATCATTAGATAGAGAATCTGATGAATTTGGATCTGGAAAAGCACAATACATCGcaaaaattaatctaatttcTAACGCAGTACAAAGACGTTTCTCTCCGAAGAGTACCTTAAAAACATTGTTTGTCTTAAAAGATGAAACTACAGCTGGTGATGATAAATGTtactcaataaataaaattggaaatgaACCAAATCAAATTGTTATTGGAATTAGCGTTGATGATGTGAATGATAACAAACCAATATTTGAAAAGACGAAAGTTGTTGTTGGTTACCCCGAAtcggatttattaaaaactgttTCACCTCCTTATGTAATTGTGGTAAAAGCAACCGATAAAGATATTGGGGATTACGCATCATTGAAATATTCAGTTACAAGCTCTAAAGTTGTGATTGACGAAAATACAGGGTATATTTATCCAACTGAtgatatttatgaaaatgacGAGGTCGTGAAAGTAACTGCAAAAGACGATAATGGAAAAGGATACGAAACAGAAGAACCCTTAACccttacaataaaaattttagaaaaaaatcatttatgtaTATTGAAATATCAAGATAAACATTTAGAAGATCTCGACGACATAATGGATAACCTCGCAAAATACGCTGATGTTAGATATCTTTCAGCTGCAGTTCTTCCTGGTTCCGACCCATATGGTAGAAGTTCAACTGATAGATCGTTAGTTATCACGGCATATGCTTTCGATATTGGCACAGAAAACCTTCTTACTGCAGAAGAATTAATAGAGTTATTAGAAGATGTTGATGGTTTATCCATGGAACCACTTCCAAATCCAGGAGAAGACTGCACCACAGAAACACCAACTGAATGTAACTGCGATGATGACGAATGCTCCAATGGAGGATTAATAGCCGGCGTAGTAGTTCTTGCAATTTTATTAGCTTTATGCATCGGAGGATTTATcgctttttatatattaatattcag aaaaacaaaatcataTAACCAAATGGAAGAAGAAGGACTCCCAAAACCTGCCGCTAAAGAAACTCCATTAGAAAAcccaaaatttataaagaaccCAGCACCACTCCCACCAAG CAATAAACTCGCAGCAGATATCGTTGAAAGGAGGCCGACGGGGTATCTTTATCCAGCGGATTTAGCTGAAGAAGAGCCACCAAGCACATCGAGTCCCTCTGAAGTTTTCAATAACGAAATGAAGGAGCGACGCAAATCTGTagtgtttaataataacattgaaGAGATCAACATCGAAAGGGAAGCTGAAGATCAAGAcggagagaaaaaaaatcttcctGATGAAGCTGAAAATACTAAATTATAA